The proteins below come from a single Balaenoptera musculus isolate JJ_BM4_2016_0621 chromosome 1, mBalMus1.pri.v3, whole genome shotgun sequence genomic window:
- the METTL18 gene encoding histidine protein methyltransferase 1 homolog: MTFQFNFTIEDHLEDELTSLGDGALALDSSKESSASERQKGTHRDKKRSTEQFDLLQDHLWEHKSAGNAGPSQDTDRSLNAANSSSSLEPHEKQPCLRVAKEHAMPKDLKKVLENKVIETLPGLQHMNISVVKTTLLKENFPGENIISKSFSSHSDLITGVYEGGLKIWECTFDLLAYFTKAKVKFAGKKVLDLGCGSGLLGIMAFKGGAKEIHFQDYNSVVIDEVTLPNVVANSTSEDEENDVNEPDVKRCRKSKVAQELCKFRFFSGEWSELCRLLLSSEKLFEKYDLILTSETIYNPDYYGPLHQTFLRLLDKNGRVLLASKAHYFGVGGGTHLFQKFVEERNVFEMRTLEIIDEGLKRFLIEMNFKYPS, encoded by the coding sequence ATGACTTTTCAATTTAATTTCACTATAGAAGACCATCTGGAAGATGAATTAACATCCCTTGGAGACGGAGCCTTGGCCCTAGATTCCTCAAAAGAGTCTTCAGcctcagaaagacaaaaaggtACACATAGAGACAAAAAACGTTCTACAGAACAGTTTGACCTGCTTCAGGATCATTTGTGGGAACATAAGTCAGCAGGAAATGCAGGTCCCTCTCAAGACACAGACAGGTCACTCAATGCAGCTAACAGTTCAAGTAGCTTGGAGCCACATGAAAAACAGCCCTGCTTGAGAGTTGCCAAAGAGCATGCTATGCCTAAAGATTTAAAGAAAGTGTTAGAAAATAAAGTCATAGAAACATTACCAGGTCTCCAGCATATGAACATATCAGTAGTGAAAACCACCTTGTTGAAAGAGAACTTCCCTGGAGAAAACATCATTTCAAAAAGCTTTTCTTCTCACTCTGATCTGATTACAGGTGTTTATGAAGGAGGCTTAAAAATCTGGGAATGTACCTTTGACCTCCTGGCATATTTTACAAAGGCCAAAGTGAAATTTGCTGGGAAAAAAGTGTTGGATCTTGGTTGTGGATCAGGGTTGCTGGGTATAATGGCGTTCAAGGGAGGCGCCAAAGAAATTCATTTTCAAGATTATAACAGTGTGGTGATTGATGAAGTAACCTTACCTAATGTCGTGGCTAACTCCACTTCGGAAGATGAAGAAAACGATGTAAACGAACCAGATGTGAAAAGGTGCAGGAAATCAAAAGTAGCACAAGAACTATGTAAATTCCGGTTCTTTTCTGGGGAGTGGTCAGAGCTTTGTAGGCTTTTACTAAGCAGtgaaaaactttttgaaaaatatgatcTCATTCTTACCTCAGAAACCATTTACAATCCAGATTATTACGGTCCTTTGCACCAAACATTCCTTAGATTGTTAGATAAAAATGGACGGGTGCTTTTGGCCAGCAAAGCACATTATTTTGGTGTGGGTGGAGGTACTCATCTCTTTCAGAAGTTTGTTGAAGAAAGGAATGTATTTGAGATGAGAACACTCGAAATAATTGATGAAGGACTAAAGAGATTCCTAATTGAGATGAATTTTAAGTACCCCAGTTAA
- the C1H1orf112 gene encoding uncharacterized protein C1orf112 homolog isoform X3, whose product MVLARKACRDGGSFRSWLWRECFEALVLGDSMSQERAVPASAVPLEELSSWPEELCRRELPSVLPRLLSMYQHSDSWIEHIQILKIIVEMFLPHMNHLTLEQTFFSQVLPKTVRLFDDMMYELTSQARGLSSQNLEIQTTLRNILQTMVQLLGALTGCVQHVCATQESIILENIHSLPSSVLHVIKSTFVHCKSQTFCRLFSRRPILFKSS is encoded by the exons ATGGTTTTGGCTCGCAAGGCCTGCCGGGACGGTGGGAGTTTCCGGTCTTGGCTCTGGCGGGAGTGTTTCGAAGCTTTGGTCTTGGGCGACAGCATGTCTCAGGAACGCGCTGTCCCGGCGAGCGCGGTTCCCCTGGAAGAATTAAGTAGCTGGCCGGAGGAGCTATGCCGCCGGGAACTGCCATCTGTCCTGCCTCGTCTCCTT tCTATGTATCAGCATTCTGACAGTTGGATTGAGCATATTC aaattctgaaaattattGTAGAAATGTTTTTACCTCATATGAACCACCTGACATTGGAACAGACTTTCTTTTCACAAGTGCTGCCAAAG ACTGTGAGATTATTTGATGACATGATGTATGAGTTAACCAGTCAAGCCAGAGGACTATCAAGCCAAAATTTAGAAATCCAGACCActctaagaaatattttacag ACAATGGTACAGCTATTAGGAGCTCTTACAGGATGTGTTCAGCATGTCTGTGCCACTCAGGAATCCATCATTCTAGAAAATATTCACAGTCTTCCCTCCTCGGTCCTACATGTAATCAAAAGTACATTTGTACATTGTAAG TCTCAGACCTTCTGCAGGCTCTTTTCAAGGAGGCCTATTCTCTTCAAAAGCAGCTAA